A window of Canis lupus baileyi chromosome 3, mCanLup2.hap1, whole genome shotgun sequence genomic DNA:
TGGAAAGCTGAGACACTGGAAAGTTAGGAGTTCTGTGATTAAGTAGTGAATATGACGTATCCTGTCCTGTTACTGGGCTACTGCTTTTCCAAATTCAACCATCAGCCCATATTTTTATGACATAGCACACTCATTTCTACAGTGTTTTCGGatataacccccccccccacacacacacaccccaaaaaccactataaaaattactttgtagggacgcctgggtatctcagggttgagtgtctgacttcggctcaggatctgatcctgggatctgggatcgagtcctgcatcgggctctctgtaaggagtctgcttctctctctctcatgaataaatacataaatctttaaaaaaataaaaatcactttgctATGAAACTGATTTACAAAATCAAGACTGTATGTCTGAGAGGCCTCCAAACACTTGTTGACTGTCTTAAGTGGAAtttctttgaaaccaaaacctacaGCAGCAGCTAGAGGTCACCAGTAAGGTCCAGGTACTGAATGCGCAGGTTCTGCTGAGTAACTGGGGCTCAGTCTTGCAAGGAAATTCTGGGAGGCTGTGTGGAGCATTCTCCCATACCTTCGGGGGTGTTCATCCAGGAATTGCCGGCCACCTTGAGTGCAGTTCCCAGAGGCATGAGCTAGCTACTTCTATGGCCCTGGCATGCCCAAGTCTGGTACAAAAGCCCTGGAGCAAGCTGTGGAATTCTGTGCCCAGGAGGACAAGGCCTGTCCCTATGCTACCAATTATTAAAATGCTTGAGCCAGACACATTTTTGTATTAGAAGGACTCctgcttgggacgcctgggtggctcagttgttgagcgtctaccttcagttcaTGGCGTGATGCCGGGGTTctagggtcaagtcccacatcgggcttcccacagggagcctgcttctctgcctgtctctgactctgtctctcatgaataaataagtaaaatcttaaaaaaaaaaaaaaaaaaaaaaaaaaaaaggactcttgCTTAATAGTTGCCAACAGTTCATTCTGACTTTCCCAACAAGAAAGCCGAGCCTGTCGCCTGAAGGATTTGTCATCAGAACCAGTGTGACCTTATCATTCTGCACCCTTTTCTACcacccatgcagggagcccaatgtgggacttgatcccaggactccaagatctcgccctgtgccaaaggcagagctaaaccgctgagccacccagggttcccttttgCACCCTTTTCTAAGGAAAAGTGTGTTGACTATTCAAGTATGGGATACTGGAGTCTGCATCTGCAATGCTGTGCGCAGGAGACCAAGATGCTTGAATTACAACGTCACTTTCTTACCGCTAACTTGGTTCTGAGCAGCGTTTCTATTTTCAGACCTCTCTCCCCCAACCAGTGACCCATGGCTGGAACTTAAGTGGAAATGTGGGTCAGGGCAGATGGAAGTGCGCAAGTCTGGGGGTCtgtccagaaagagaaattggggGCAGGGATAGGAATGTGTGAGATTAGAAGGAACAAGGTACCTGATCCACAATGATCCAGTGAAGGGTGTCTGAGAGAGACATGGGAGGTGCAGCCTAACATCTGACAGGAGAACAAAGACACCGTGCAGGTCAAGGCAAGTGTTTATACAACAACTGTTTTCTCCAGCATCACTCTGCTGCTGCGATAGAGCGAGTGTGGGCTCAAGCTCCAGTTTCACTAGAAAATCCCTCACAGTTTGCGTGACGGCTCAAGGAGGGTTCATctactctcctccctcctcctctcccgcaCTGCTACTTTCCGGGCTCCAAGCACATACCTGGAAATAGAGCTGTGTTCTGTGGCCCCAACAGTCCATCCTTCCATTTCACAGAGGGAAAAGTGCAAATAAGGTGCCCAACATCCCAAAACTAGTACAAAGGTAGAGCCCAAGGCAACTCCACAGCCACGTTCTTGGGGGCTTGTCGCTGACCCCCCCCCTCAAGCTTAGCCCCTGTGTGTGTGAAAGCGGCAGACCAGAGAGGTTCACAGACAGGTACCACTTCCAAGTCCAAGAGGGGCCTTCAGGCCCAGCCTGCACGTGCTGATGCTGTCCACAGCTTCCTAACTAGCTTCCTAACAGGCAGGCTCAGTGCGTCTGCCTGTGCAGACCGCTAGCCCCTTGTATTACACGGTTCTGTGTCCCCAGCCAGACCCTAAAGTCCTCAGCGAATCTCAACCCGATTTTTCTAACATCCCAGGATGTCTCAAAAGAGCAGAAAACTCAGTCCGCAGCTATTCACTCAGGGAAGCACACGGGCCTTCAAACTTCTCATCCTGGGTCACGACGGTCTTCCAACGTCGGTTACATTGTATTAGCGAGAAGCCTCGTGTTTAGGGCGCCGGTGGGAAGGCGGCAGGGTTACTTGGGTGTAGACCTGCCCGCAGTAGAGAGGACCACAGGGCCCAGGTCACAGAGGTCCATGTGGCTTCTCGGTACGTGTTAGGGCGCTCGTCTCCGCCCAGGTAGCAGGGCAGGGCTCCCGACCCCGGGGGAAGGCACCCGACCTCGGGGAAGGCTCCCGACGCCTCCGCCCAGCGAAGGCAGCTGCGCGGAGCTGCGCAAACACGCCCGTCAAGTCCTCACGCCCCGCGTACAGCTAACACTCCGGAGGAGTCCACTCTGTGTGGACGCACGGGACGCGGAGGCGACGCCCTAGAGTTAGGCGCACGTACCGAGTCCCGTGGCGTGCGGGAGCTAAAGCGCTGCTGCTCTCCTCCGGCCCCGGCGTCCTGACTTAGGGCCACTGAGTCCTACAACAGCCCGCCGTCCGCCAGCAGGGCCCGGCGACCAGAGCGCCGCTGCCGTAGAACGCCATATctgcgcggggccgcgggggtgGCTGGGAGGGTGTGCGCGTCACTTCCGCGATCCCCGATTCTGATTGGCCAGAACGGTTGGCGCTTTTGTGATTGGCCGGACCCAGTACCATCCCAGCATGCTTCGCGCCGCCAGTTCTTTTCCGCTGGCCTGTCTCCCTAGGAGGAGGTGAGTGTGCTATCCCGCGGCCTCCGCTGCCATCCGCTGCCATCGGTGTCGGGCTGCTCCAGGCCCGGCCGCAGAGGGGCTTCGGGCCCGCGCTGCCGACAGGAGAGGGCCGTGGTCCGGGCTCTGGGGGCGAGCGGGCCGGCCGGAGCCCCGACCCTGACTCGCTCCCCGCGCCCGCAGGCCCGTAGGTAGCCGCCATGGCGCCCAGCCGGAATGGCATGATCCTCAAGCCCCACTTCCACAAGGACTGGCAGCGGCGCGTGGCCACGTGGTTCAACCAGCCGGCGCGGAAAATCCGCAGGTGAGCGGCCGTGCGGGGTGTGGGAGGGGCGCCCCCTGACCCCGCACTCCGCACCCCTGACCCCCGCACCCCTGTCCCCGCGCAGACGCAAGGCCCGCCAGGCCAAGGCCCGCCGCATCGCCCCGCGGCCTGCGTCAGGGCCCATCCGGCCGATCGTCCGCTGCCCCACGGTGAGGTACCACACGAAGGTGCGGGCCGGCAGGGGCTTCAGCCTGGAGGAGCTCCGGGTGAGTGCGGGGGCTCGGGGGCCTGTggggggggcccgggggcccgCGGGCCAATGATGACAGTCTCCGGAATCGCTGTACTCACGTGATGAAAGTACACTCGAACCCTTTTCCATCTGACGGCCAAGCGCGGCAGGGGCGGGcggctcggggcggggcggggtggggtgggggggcttcaTGGGCCTCTCTATCGGTTAGGTGGCCGGCATTCACAAGAAGGTGGCGCGGACCATTGGCATCTCGGTGGACCCGCGGCGGCGGAACAAGTCCACGGAGTCCCTGCAGGCCAACGTGCAGCGGCTCAAGGAATACCGCTCCAAGCTCATCCTCTTCCCCAGGAAGCCTTCAGCCCCCAAGAAGGGCGACAGCTCAGTGAGTGCCCCCAAACATCCAGAGGTCACAGGCAGGGCGGGAGGCGGAGAAAGACCCTGAGAATTCACTCCCTCAGTGTCTAGAGTGGCAGGAAGTGCACTGCTGCTCCTGGAAACTCCTCTTTTGTGTCTTAACAGGAGCTATCATTTCAGTTTAGTTAGAAGTTAAGCATTTGTTACCGAAAGCGTTTTCTAAAATGCTGTATATGAAGTATGCATTCCTAGGGGAAGATTTCAGAGAGAGATAGATGGTTCGGAGCTAGGTCAGTAGCCTGGGGGCCTGCCTGCACCTAGGGTTCACGTATGGGCGGCTGTGGCACAGGCCTGTGCATCTGCTGTCAGCTGATGGAACAGGGCCCCAGCAGGAAGTGGGACTGGAGTCCTAGGTTACATGCTtgcagccccagggcctttgAGCTGAACTCAGCCGACTCCCTTCCCCTTAACAAACAGGCTGAAGAACTCAAACTGGCAACACAGCTGACAGGACCAGTCATGCCCATACGGAATGTAAGTAGGGATCCACCATGAATGCTTGGGTTGGGGGGCTTGGTTGCAGGGTGGCAGCCAGGCTGTGTGGAGATGTCTGGGTTTGTGGGAACCTTGCTGTAACTCTGGAGGGAGCATCTTTCCTTCTTCATGGGCTCCTGGAGGGAGGGTCTTGCTTTTATCTCTGGGGACTTCATTGTCTCATACACACTCCTGCTGCTATTCTGAAAGGCCAGGCCACGGGGCATTGTTTGGACGTGTCCGGGGATCCAGCAATTGATTGGGCCCCTGAGGTTCCTGTGGCAAGGGAGGTGGGCTCCCTCTGTCCAAGGTCTCTGTGGTGTGACCTGGTATCCAGCCTCCACTTTCTGCAAACACCTGAGGTGGTTGTGGGGTTATGTCCTAGGGAGCCTCACTGTCATGTCTCCTTGGTGGATTCATAATGGTCTTGAAGCTGAGGGTGGGCATGTGTAGTCTTTACCTCCTCTTGTCAGAGGTTTTGCTGACACAGTCATGGATCCTCCTGCAGACAAAGGTTTGACACACCCTGTGTTCCCCTCCAGGTCTACAAGAAGGAGAAGGCCAGAGTCAtcacagaagaggagaagaaCTTCAAGGCATTTGCCAGCCTCCGCATGGCCCGTGCCAATGCCCGGCTTTTTGGCATCAGGGCAAAAAGGGCCAAGGAAGCTGCAGAACAggatgttgaaaagaaaaaataaagtgctattGGCAACTCCTGCTGCTTGCTGTCTCCATGTGATGGCGTTCTCCTCTGAGGGGACCTGAGACCTGGCAGGGGTGATGGCACCTTTGCAGGGCAGCACAGTGACTGAATAACATCAGTACCTATCTCGTGCAGGTGT
This region includes:
- the RPL13 gene encoding large ribosomal subunit protein eL13 → MAPSRNGMILKPHFHKDWQRRVATWFNQPARKIRRRKARQAKARRIAPRPASGPIRPIVRCPTVRYHTKVRAGRGFSLEELRVAGIHKKVARTIGISVDPRRRNKSTESLQANVQRLKEYRSKLILFPRKPSAPKKGDSSAEELKLATQLTGPVMPIRNVYKKEKARVITEEEKNFKAFASLRMARANARLFGIRAKRAKEAAEQDVEKKK